The Ranitomeya imitator isolate aRanImi1 chromosome 6, aRanImi1.pri, whole genome shotgun sequence genome window below encodes:
- the TIGD5 gene encoding tigger transposable element-derived protein 5 — translation MSCQGEQILGDAEGTQTLVKMAFRKAYSIKDKLEAIERVKNGERQASVSRDFGVPGGTLRGWLKDEQKLRWFLEQLGGDVGTQRKKMRLANEEEIDRAVYSWFLTLRQQGIPLSGPIIQAQAEMFAKQIYGEDCTFKASHGWFWRWQKRHGISSQRIYGEPKMRSTDIDPVLVYQEEEPETPVNDGGYSDEQIYNANITGLYWKLLPNQTQDVVTDKPGGYRKVKDSLTILLAANLTGNHKLRPLVVGKLRDPPSLRNKNHERLPATYKFCKTARMTLDLLRQWFFDEFVPRVKRYLRWCSLQQKAVLLINQCPGSPPSKDLQTPDGSVRVLFLSKTTRSKVPSIDHGVISSFKLLYKRELLRLMLSTEGSPSDFLKSFLLKDMIFLSGQAWGMIQAGSIEKCWLYGLKAAFESSDLTDTVGDDYNKIFSDLTNLVTLVYKHLAPEDVAEWVHIDDPIQAIEESLKRRTIDNACDNKDVREDDEIEHDLNPSMAEAVQGLETALRWFEAQEPQNVSPIAKAQLRSLIVMTQRLQEIKSETKGANYGSF, via the coding sequence ATGTCGTGCCAGGGAGAGCAGATCCTGGGCGATGCGGAGGGCACACAGACCCTGGTGAAGATGGCATTTCGTAAGGCGTACTCCATTAAAGACAAGCTGGAGGCCATAGAGAGAGTTAAGAATGGCGAGCGCCAAGCCAGCGTCTCCAGAGATTTCGGGGTGCCGGGGGGAACGCTACGAGGGTGGCTAAAGGACGAACAGAAACTGCGATGGTTTCTGGAACAGCTCGGAGGGGACGTGGGGACGCAGCGGAAGAAGATGCGTCTCGCCAACGAAGAAGAGATTGATCGTGCCGTATACTCGTGGTTCCTCACTTTACGACAACAGGGCATTCCTCTGTCTGGGCCGATAATCCAAGCCCAGGCTGAGATGTTTGCAAAGCAAATCTACGGAGAGGACTGCACCTTTAAGGCGAGCCACGGCTGGTTCTGGCGTTGGCAGAAAAGACACGGTATCTCCAGCCAGCGCATCTATGGCGAACCAAAAATGAGGTCGACAGATATTGACCCGGTTCTGGTCTACCAAGAAGAAGAACCTGAGACACCGGTGAATGATGGTGGCTATAGTGATGAACAGATCTACAACGCCAACATTACTGGATTATATTGGAAGCTCCTTCCAAACCAAACACAAGATGTGGTAACAGACAAGCCGGGGGGCTACCGGAAAGTGAAGGACAGTCTGACCATTCTCTTGGCCGCCAACCTTACAGGCAATCACAAGCTGAGACCATTAGTTGTAGGAAAGCTGCGGGATCCACCAAGTCTCCGAAACAAAAATCATGAGAGACTGCCAGCCACCTACAAGTTCTGTAAAACCGCACGGATGACTCTAGATCTTCTCCGACAATGGTTTTTTGACGAGTTTGTACCCAGAGTAAAGCGTTATTTGAGATGGTGCTCTCTCCAACAGAAAGCGGTCCTCCTCATCAACCAGTGTCCTGGAAGCCCTCCCAGTAAGGATCTTCAGACCCCCGATGGCAGTGTGCGAGTCTTGTTCCTTTCCAAAACCACTAGAAGCAAGGTCCCATCCATTGACCACGGAGTCATCTCGTCCTTCAAACTCCTGTACAAGCGGGAGCTCCTGCGGTTGATGCTGTCTACTGAGGGTTCTCCTTCAGATTTCCTCAAGTCCTTTCTGCTGAAAGACATGATCTTCCTTTCTGGCCAGGCGTGGGGCATGATACAGGCCGGAAGCATTGAGAAGTGTTGGCTCTATGGTCTCAAAGCTGCTTTCGAAAGCAGTGACCTGACGGACACAGTTGGTGATGACTATAACAAGATCTTCTCAGACTTGACCAACCTGGTCACTCTGGTTTACAAACATTTAGCCCCAGAGGATGTTGCGGAGTGGGTGCACATTGATGACCCCATCCAGGCCATAGAGGAATCCTTAAAGAGGCGAACCATAGACAATGCTTGTGACAACAAAGATGTCCGTGAAGATGACGAAATAGAGCATGACCTAAACCCATCAATGGCCGAGGCTGTCCAGGGGTTGGAGACTGCGTTACGATGGTTTGAAGCCCAGGAGCCACAGAATGTGTCCCCTATAGCAAAAGCGCAGTTGCGTTCATTAATCGTCATGACGCAACGTCTTCAGGAAATTAAATCAGAAACCAAAGGCGCCAACTATGGCAGCTTCTAA
- the EEF1D gene encoding elongation factor 1-delta isoform X2, with amino-acid sequence MMADSVWLDKYVYDDAECYYHARLATEQNLLPSAKATAIKKHKNSAMGGCCHASTVACHHVSKGIWVNKFNFEDAESHFVMRFSSPLVPRVLNLNLLSPDCTAPKTPDEGYASATPTPAAVHNPLTVNAIASDRTVNGKPHWAGLQSLLSEVWLDKSLYDQAEARYYEHVAQAKPNPNAWSHHTGKRAKKDKWSRKSAGKQRKELASIPEEATTNALYYPTYYLHSDSERVWLDKVAYDQAEEDFHSTRSHRTTDTMKYYKSPSVAKRPRAVKSRHSGKKDMAASFLSTDKIWFDKYKYDDAEKQYYEQLTQKSGPDCENQTQEDGASTILKDIARARENIQKSLAGSAAAPNSGESCELLSRVASLEHENQSLHKVVRDLQSAISKLESRVSTLEKSATSKASAPLHPPVCKLPAPRPAPACPPAAAPQSKAEEDEDDDIDLFGSDDEEEDTEAARIREERLQQYAEKKSKKPGLIAKSSILLDVKPWDDETDMAKLEECVRSVQMDGLLWGSSKLVPVGYGIKKLQIQCVVEDDKVGTDMLEEEITKFEDHVQSVDIAAFNKI; translated from the exons ATGATGGCAGACTCTGTATGGTTGGATAAGTATGTCTACGATGACGCTGAATGTTATTACCACGCCAGGCTGGCCACGGAGCAGAACCTCCTGCCTTCAGCCAAGGCGACTGCCATTAAAAAACACAAGAACAGTGCCATGGGCGGCTGCTGCCACGCTAGTACGGTGGCATGCCACCACGTAAGCAAAGGCATCTGGGTCAACAAGTTCAACTTCGAGGATGCAGAGAGCCATTTTGTCATGCGGTTTTCCTCCCCGCTCGTTCCCCGTGTGCTAAACCTCAACCTGCTCTCTCCTGACTGCACGGCACCAAAGACACCCGACGAAGGATACGCAAGTGCCACCCCGACCCCGGCCGCCGTGCACAATCCACTAACTGTAAACGCCATAGCATCGGACCGCACTGTGAACGGGAAGCCCCACTGGGCCGGGCTGCAGAGCCTGCTGTCCGAGGTGTGGCTGGACAAGTCGCTGTACGACCAGGCGGAGGCACGGTACTATGAGCATGTGGCACAAGCCAAACCCAACCCCAACGCCTGGAGCCACCACACCGGCAAAAGGGCTAAAAAGGACAAATGGAGCCGCAAATCTGCCGGGAAGCAGAGGAAGGAACTGGCCAGTATCCCGGAGGAGGCCACCACCAACGCGCTGTATTACCCCACGTACTATCTGCACAGCGACAGCGAAAGGGTATGGCTGGACAAGGTCGCGTACGACCAGGCCGAAGAAGACTTCCACTCCACCCGAAGCCATAGGACCACCGACACCATGAAGTACTACAAGTCACCATCTGTAGCCAAACGCCCCAGGGCTGTAAAAAGCAGACACAGTGGCAAGAA AGACATGGCGGCGTCATTCCTGAGTACAGACAAGATCTGGTTCGATAAGTACAAATACGACGATGCCGAGAAGCAGTATTACGAGCAACTGACCCAGAAGTCTGGACCCGACTGCGAGAACCAAACGCAG GAAGACGGAGCAAGTACAATCCTCAAGGACATTGCCAGAGCCAGGGAGAATATCCAGAAATCGCTGGCCGGA AGTGCGGCCGCCCCTAACAGCGGAGAGAGCTGCGAGCTCCTGTCACGGGTCGCCAGCCTAGAACATGAGAACCAGAGCCTGCACAAAG TGGTGAGGGACCTTCAGTCGGCCATCTCCAAACTGGAAAGCCGGGTCAGTACACTGGAGAAGTCCGCGACCTCCAAAGCATCGGCCCCCCTGCATCCCCCTGTGTGCAAG CTTCCTGCCCCAAGACCGGCACCTGCTTGCCCGCCAGCTGCAGCCCCACAATCGAAGGCAGAAGAGGATGAGGACGACGATATCGACTTGTTTGGTAGCGACGACGAAGAGGAAGACACAGAAGCTGCCAGAATCCGAGAGGAGAGATTGCAGCAGTATGCCGAAAAGAAATCCAAAAAGCCCGGACTCATCGCCAAGTCCTCCATCTTGTTGGACGTGAAGCCG TGGGATGATGAGACTGACATGGCGAAGCTGGAGGAATGCGTGCGCTCCGTGCAGATGGACGGCCTGCTCTGGGGGTCCTCCAAGCTGGTGCCTGTGGGCTACGGCATCAAGAAGCTCCAGATCCAGTGTGTGGTGGAGGACGACAAGGTTGGCACGGACATGCTGGAGGAGGAGATCACAAAGTTCGAGGACCAT GTGCAGAGCGTGGACATCGCCGCTTTCAACAAGATCTAG
- the EEF1D gene encoding elongation factor 1-delta isoform X1: MGGCCHASTVACHHVSKGIWVNKFNFEDAESHFVMRFSSPLVPRVLNLNLLSPDCTAPKTPDEGYASATPTPAAVHNPLTVNAIASDRTVNGKPHWAGLQSLLSEVWLDKSLYDQAEARYYEHVAQAKPNPNAWSHHTGKRAKKDKWSRKSAGKQRKELASIPEEATTNALYYPTYYLHSDSERVWLDKVAYDQAEEDFHSTRSHRTTDTMKYYKSPSVAKRPRAVKSRHSGKKDMAASFLSTDKIWFDKYKYDDAEKQYYEQLTQKSGPDCENQTQEDGASTILKDIARARENIQKSLAGLRTVLHSPKEGQAPPPPSQTGSHTSAAAPNSGESCELLSRVASLEHENQSLHKVVRDLQSAISKLESRVSTLEKSATSKASAPLHPPVCKLPAPRPAPACPPAAAPQSKAEEDEDDDIDLFGSDDEEEDTEAARIREERLQQYAEKKSKKPGLIAKSSILLDVKPWDDETDMAKLEECVRSVQMDGLLWGSSKLVPVGYGIKKLQIQCVVEDDKVGTDMLEEEITKFEDHVQSVDIAAFNKI; encoded by the exons ATGGGCGGCTGCTGCCACGCTAGTACGGTGGCATGCCACCACGTAAGCAAAGGCATCTGGGTCAACAAGTTCAACTTCGAGGATGCAGAGAGCCATTTTGTCATGCGGTTTTCCTCCCCGCTCGTTCCCCGTGTGCTAAACCTCAACCTGCTCTCTCCTGACTGCACGGCACCAAAGACACCCGACGAAGGATACGCAAGTGCCACCCCGACCCCGGCCGCCGTGCACAATCCACTAACTGTAAACGCCATAGCATCGGACCGCACTGTGAACGGGAAGCCCCACTGGGCCGGGCTGCAGAGCCTGCTGTCCGAGGTGTGGCTGGACAAGTCGCTGTACGACCAGGCGGAGGCACGGTACTATGAGCATGTGGCACAAGCCAAACCCAACCCCAACGCCTGGAGCCACCACACCGGCAAAAGGGCTAAAAAGGACAAATGGAGCCGCAAATCTGCCGGGAAGCAGAGGAAGGAACTGGCCAGTATCCCGGAGGAGGCCACCACCAACGCGCTGTATTACCCCACGTACTATCTGCACAGCGACAGCGAAAGGGTATGGCTGGACAAGGTCGCGTACGACCAGGCCGAAGAAGACTTCCACTCCACCCGAAGCCATAGGACCACCGACACCATGAAGTACTACAAGTCACCATCTGTAGCCAAACGCCCCAGGGCTGTAAAAAGCAGACACAGTGGCAAGAA AGACATGGCGGCGTCATTCCTGAGTACAGACAAGATCTGGTTCGATAAGTACAAATACGACGATGCCGAGAAGCAGTATTACGAGCAACTGACCCAGAAGTCTGGACCCGACTGCGAGAACCAAACGCAG GAAGACGGAGCAAGTACAATCCTCAAGGACATTGCCAGAGCCAGGGAGAATATCCAGAAATCGCTGGCCGGA ctgaggacagtcctgcataGTCCTAAGGAAGGCCAGGCTCCCCCTCCCCCGAGCCAAACAGGGTCCCATACT AGTGCGGCCGCCCCTAACAGCGGAGAGAGCTGCGAGCTCCTGTCACGGGTCGCCAGCCTAGAACATGAGAACCAGAGCCTGCACAAAG TGGTGAGGGACCTTCAGTCGGCCATCTCCAAACTGGAAAGCCGGGTCAGTACACTGGAGAAGTCCGCGACCTCCAAAGCATCGGCCCCCCTGCATCCCCCTGTGTGCAAG CTTCCTGCCCCAAGACCGGCACCTGCTTGCCCGCCAGCTGCAGCCCCACAATCGAAGGCAGAAGAGGATGAGGACGACGATATCGACTTGTTTGGTAGCGACGACGAAGAGGAAGACACAGAAGCTGCCAGAATCCGAGAGGAGAGATTGCAGCAGTATGCCGAAAAGAAATCCAAAAAGCCCGGACTCATCGCCAAGTCCTCCATCTTGTTGGACGTGAAGCCG TGGGATGATGAGACTGACATGGCGAAGCTGGAGGAATGCGTGCGCTCCGTGCAGATGGACGGCCTGCTCTGGGGGTCCTCCAAGCTGGTGCCTGTGGGCTACGGCATCAAGAAGCTCCAGATCCAGTGTGTGGTGGAGGACGACAAGGTTGGCACGGACATGCTGGAGGAGGAGATCACAAAGTTCGAGGACCAT GTGCAGAGCGTGGACATCGCCGCTTTCAACAAGATCTAG
- the EEF1D gene encoding elongation factor 1-delta isoform X4: protein MAASFLSTDKIWFDKYKYDDAEKQYYEQLTQKSGPDCENQTQEDGASTILKDIARARENIQKSLAGSAAAPNSGESCELLSRVASLEHENQSLHKVVRDLQSAISKLESRVSTLEKSATSKASAPLHPPVCKLPAPRPAPACPPAAAPQSKAEEDEDDDIDLFGSDDEEEDTEAARIREERLQQYAEKKSKKPGLIAKSSILLDVKPWDDETDMAKLEECVRSVQMDGLLWGSSKLVPVGYGIKKLQIQCVVEDDKVGTDMLEEEITKFEDHVQSVDIAAFNKI, encoded by the exons ATGGCGGCGTCATTCCTGAGTACAGACAAGATCTGGTTCGATAAGTACAAATACGACGATGCCGAGAAGCAGTATTACGAGCAACTGACCCAGAAGTCTGGACCCGACTGCGAGAACCAAACGCAG GAAGACGGAGCAAGTACAATCCTCAAGGACATTGCCAGAGCCAGGGAGAATATCCAGAAATCGCTGGCCGGA AGTGCGGCCGCCCCTAACAGCGGAGAGAGCTGCGAGCTCCTGTCACGGGTCGCCAGCCTAGAACATGAGAACCAGAGCCTGCACAAAG TGGTGAGGGACCTTCAGTCGGCCATCTCCAAACTGGAAAGCCGGGTCAGTACACTGGAGAAGTCCGCGACCTCCAAAGCATCGGCCCCCCTGCATCCCCCTGTGTGCAAG CTTCCTGCCCCAAGACCGGCACCTGCTTGCCCGCCAGCTGCAGCCCCACAATCGAAGGCAGAAGAGGATGAGGACGACGATATCGACTTGTTTGGTAGCGACGACGAAGAGGAAGACACAGAAGCTGCCAGAATCCGAGAGGAGAGATTGCAGCAGTATGCCGAAAAGAAATCCAAAAAGCCCGGACTCATCGCCAAGTCCTCCATCTTGTTGGACGTGAAGCCG TGGGATGATGAGACTGACATGGCGAAGCTGGAGGAATGCGTGCGCTCCGTGCAGATGGACGGCCTGCTCTGGGGGTCCTCCAAGCTGGTGCCTGTGGGCTACGGCATCAAGAAGCTCCAGATCCAGTGTGTGGTGGAGGACGACAAGGTTGGCACGGACATGCTGGAGGAGGAGATCACAAAGTTCGAGGACCAT GTGCAGAGCGTGGACATCGCCGCTTTCAACAAGATCTAG
- the EEF1D gene encoding elongation factor 1-delta isoform X3 gives MAASFLSTDKIWFDKYKYDDAEKQYYEQLTQKSGPDCENQTQEDGASTILKDIARARENIQKSLAGLRTVLHSPKEGQAPPPPSQTGSHTSAAAPNSGESCELLSRVASLEHENQSLHKVVRDLQSAISKLESRVSTLEKSATSKASAPLHPPVCKLPAPRPAPACPPAAAPQSKAEEDEDDDIDLFGSDDEEEDTEAARIREERLQQYAEKKSKKPGLIAKSSILLDVKPWDDETDMAKLEECVRSVQMDGLLWGSSKLVPVGYGIKKLQIQCVVEDDKVGTDMLEEEITKFEDHVQSVDIAAFNKI, from the exons ATGGCGGCGTCATTCCTGAGTACAGACAAGATCTGGTTCGATAAGTACAAATACGACGATGCCGAGAAGCAGTATTACGAGCAACTGACCCAGAAGTCTGGACCCGACTGCGAGAACCAAACGCAG GAAGACGGAGCAAGTACAATCCTCAAGGACATTGCCAGAGCCAGGGAGAATATCCAGAAATCGCTGGCCGGA ctgaggacagtcctgcataGTCCTAAGGAAGGCCAGGCTCCCCCTCCCCCGAGCCAAACAGGGTCCCATACT AGTGCGGCCGCCCCTAACAGCGGAGAGAGCTGCGAGCTCCTGTCACGGGTCGCCAGCCTAGAACATGAGAACCAGAGCCTGCACAAAG TGGTGAGGGACCTTCAGTCGGCCATCTCCAAACTGGAAAGCCGGGTCAGTACACTGGAGAAGTCCGCGACCTCCAAAGCATCGGCCCCCCTGCATCCCCCTGTGTGCAAG CTTCCTGCCCCAAGACCGGCACCTGCTTGCCCGCCAGCTGCAGCCCCACAATCGAAGGCAGAAGAGGATGAGGACGACGATATCGACTTGTTTGGTAGCGACGACGAAGAGGAAGACACAGAAGCTGCCAGAATCCGAGAGGAGAGATTGCAGCAGTATGCCGAAAAGAAATCCAAAAAGCCCGGACTCATCGCCAAGTCCTCCATCTTGTTGGACGTGAAGCCG TGGGATGATGAGACTGACATGGCGAAGCTGGAGGAATGCGTGCGCTCCGTGCAGATGGACGGCCTGCTCTGGGGGTCCTCCAAGCTGGTGCCTGTGGGCTACGGCATCAAGAAGCTCCAGATCCAGTGTGTGGTGGAGGACGACAAGGTTGGCACGGACATGCTGGAGGAGGAGATCACAAAGTTCGAGGACCAT GTGCAGAGCGTGGACATCGCCGCTTTCAACAAGATCTAG